A genomic segment from Thermodesulfobacteriota bacterium encodes:
- a CDS encoding lipopolysaccharide kinase InaA family protein: MKAHSENYLPAIRKTTHGLYSFGFYEPLSAATLGAFVEIFQKGSYKASERLEGRAAPQFASSPETGPVVIKFYKRGGWMSRLNRDIYLRTLRVRSRREFECLAWAKKAGVSVPVPVAYASHGLLWYRAWLITREIPGHIPFVRFCVTQQEQSLRLIPEIARHIRLLINAGIHHVDLHPGNVLVDQDRRIYLIDFDKARIRSSAGQALARKYQRRWARAVRKYRLPDIFADLGLTEA; encoded by the coding sequence ATGAAAGCGCATTCGGAAAATTATTTACCGGCTATCCGGAAGACAACGCACGGGCTTTATTCCTTCGGCTTCTATGAACCGTTGAGCGCTGCGACGCTGGGCGCTTTTGTGGAAATATTCCAGAAAGGGTCATATAAAGCATCTGAACGACTTGAGGGCCGGGCGGCGCCGCAATTCGCGTCTAGTCCCGAAACCGGCCCGGTGGTTATCAAGTTTTATAAACGCGGCGGGTGGATGTCCCGGTTGAACCGGGACATTTATTTGCGGACGTTGCGCGTTCGTTCCCGAAGAGAGTTTGAATGCCTGGCATGGGCGAAGAAAGCCGGAGTCAGCGTACCGGTTCCTGTGGCCTACGCCAGTCATGGACTGCTATGGTATCGGGCCTGGCTGATAACCAGGGAAATCCCCGGGCACATTCCCTTCGTTCGGTTCTGCGTTACGCAGCAGGAGCAGTCTCTGCGCCTGATTCCGGAGATTGCCCGCCATATCCGCCTGCTGATCAACGCCGGCATTCATCATGTAGATCTTCATCCCGGCAATGTTCTGGTCGATCAAGACCGCAGAATTTATCTGATCGATTTTGACAAAGCCCGCATCCGTTCGTCGGCCGGTCAGGCACTGGCCCGAAAATATCAGCGGCGATGGGCCAGGGCCGTTCGCAAGTACCGGCTGCCGGATATCTTCGCGGATCTGGGCCTGACGGAAGCGTGA